AACAGCGAGGTCTCTGTTGATGTGCTGCCATTTGATGTGCAGTTCTCTACAAAGGTGGACCTTTCCAGCTCCTTTGATAGCGATTCAGTTGAGCCCGGAGACAATGTTAGCGTTAACTTCGATGCAGGCAGCAGATCCATGATCGGCTTTTCCATCGTTGACGAGTCGGTATATGCTCTTAGCGAGGGACGGCTCAACCTGAAACAGGTATTCGATGAACTTGAAAAGCGCTTCATGGAACCACAGGCAGAATCCCATCCGGTGTGGAATCGGAAAGGAGCATACGAGATGCTGGAAAACTCCGGTGTGACCGTTATGGTATCACCCGGAATCAATGTGCCGAAATCTCCGACCGGTTATGACAGAGTTGAAGAGAAGAATTTTCTGGGAGATGTTGTTGTTGATGAAGTAGCGATGGATGTGGTTGAAGAGGAAGTGGCAATGCCAGAAGCTGTTCCCACCGAAGCTCCGGCTGCAGGTGCAGAGCCGCTTGCCGAAGTAGAAAGAGTACGCCAGTTCTTCCCCGAAACATGGTTGTGGATGCCAGACCTGCTTACAGATGATCAGGGACATGCCAGCCTTGACCTGACAGCGCCGGACAGCATCACCACATGGAAACTGCATGCAGTATCATCAGGTCCGGAGGGCATAGGGATCTCCGAATCCAGCCTGACGGTTTTCCAGGATTTCTTCATCGACCCCGACCTGCCTTATGCGGTTACAAGGGGCGAGGAGTTCCCTGTGCAAATACAGGTCTACAACTATCTTGACACGGAACAGGAAGTAAAACTCACACTATCGAATGCAGACTGGTTCGATATTATTGGTAATGATGTTCAGGAAGTAGCAGTTGAAGCAAACAGTGTGGCCCATGCAAGCTTCACTATCCAGCCCACGGATGTTGGAAAGCAGCTGATTGAGATCACAGGCCAGACAAATGAGAAAGCCGATGCGGTTCGCAAGGAAATTATCATCGAACCGGAAGGTGCTACAAGGGAGATTGTGGATAACGGCGTCCTGAAGAATGATTCAGTAGAACTTGATCCGACCCTGCCTGAGGAAATAGTTGCTGACTCAGGCAAGGCGCTTGTGAGCTTTACCCCGAGTATAGTCGCCCAGACCATAAACGGTGTGGACAACCTGCTTGGAATGCCCTACGGCTGCGGTGAGCAGAATATGATGCTCTTTTCCACCGATGTGGAAGTGCTGCGCTACCTGGAAGCCACAGGGCAGGATAATCCTGAACTGAAGGCAAAGGCCGAGATGTATATTGTCACAGGTTACCAGCGAGAGCTGACCTACAGGCACAGCGACGGCTCATTCTCGGCATTCGGTGAGAGTGATCCAGAAGGCAGCCTCTGGCTGACATCCTTCGTGCTGTCCCAGTTCAGCGGTGCAAGGGACCTGACCACCATTGATGAGAATATTCTTGCGGAATCTGCCTCATGGATAGAATCACATCAGCAGGAAGATGGTTCCTGGGAACAGGTTGGCTTTGTGATACACGAGGACATGATGGGAGGTGTCAGTGGCACCTATGCACTGACTGCGTATGTCACACTTGCACTTGATGAATACGGTTCTGCAAGTCCTGTTGTTATGGCTGATGCGAAGAAGTATCTCGAGGAGAATCTTGCAGCCCAGGATGACCCCTATGCTCTGGCAATCGGCACCCTTGCCCTGCAGAGACTTGACAGCCCGTTTGCCGACGAGGCTCTGAACGACCTGCTGGCTATCGCAAAACAGGATGATGACGGTACCTATTGGGGCTACGGTGACGGTGCTGTGGCAAAACCCTATGAGTATGAAGGCTACAACTTCATCGCACCTTCCAGCAAGAACGTGGAGACCACAGCCTACGCAACCCTTGCCCTGATAGAGGCAAATAATCCTACAGCCAGCTCATCACTGAAATGGATAGCTGCACAGCGTAATTCAAACGGCGGCTTCTCCAGTACCCAGGATACGGTCATGGCCTTCAGGGCACTGATGACCGCAGCAGCTACTGCAGGAAGGGATATCGATGCTACAGTCCAGGTGATTGCAGATGGTGAAGAGATCAAATCCATCAATGTGAACTCTGAAAACTTCGATGTCGTGCAGATAGTGGAGATTCCCAAAAACGCATCAAATGTCACACTCGAACTTGACGGTACAGGAGAGCTGAACTACCAGCTTGTAAGACGCTTCAATGTGATCCTTCCGGAGGTAGTTGAGCAGAACGAGATCGAGCTTGATGTGGAATATGACTCCACCGATGTCGCGGTAAACGATATAGTCACCGTGGATACCCGTCTAAAGTACAACGGAATACAGGGAATAGACGGTTCTGTGAGTTCCAGCGGAATGATGATAGTGGACATCGCGGTACCAACCGGATTCACACCTGTATCATCAAGCCTTGATGCACTCAAGAAAGATGGCACGATTACCAGATACGAGATTGCAGGCCGTAAGGTGATACTCTACATAGATGACATGCAACCCGGCGAGGAGATCAGCTTCAGCATACAGGTCCGGGCACTGTTCCCTGTGAAGGCCATCGTGTCTGAGAGCAAGGCTTACTCTTACTACAATCCGGAGGTTGTGGCTGAATCTAATGGTAGTAATGTGACTGTTGTTTGAGGGGATTTCCCCTCCCTCTCTCTTTTTTTGCTTTACCACACTACCCAAATAGCCATTTCAGGCTCTCGATCCCGTAATATGAAGCGGCAGTTACCACCGCAGTCCATATTAAAATGCTCAGGGTCAGCCACAGGGCTACCGAATAACGCCTGGAACCAAGACCAAGGGCAATGAGTGCAGCAAGATGAGTACCTGTAACCACGGGTGCAAGCATTGCCAGACCCGGCAGGCCATAAGAATCCCACGTATGCATTGCTCTCTTTTTTCTTCCCTCAGGCCTTTTACCATTACCGTTTAGTCTGAGTTTTTGCCAGAAAGAATGCAGGGAATCATGTGCAAATATCAATAGATAAACAGTTGCCAGATTCCCGACGGCTGCCAGTACCGCAACAGCCAGAGGGTTGAGGTCAATGGCAATTCCCACCGGAATGACAAGAAGTATCTCTATCCATGGGATAGCTGCTAGTATGAACACCAGTGCATATGCAACAAAGCCCTCGGAGCTTTCCAACAACTCTAGTCCAATCATTATCCAGAGATTGGATTCTAACCATATATATTTTCTTACAGGCTTCGAAACTTTACTGGATGACTGTATCGTCTGATTTATGTGATATTGGAGACATCAATTTCTCATGCCTGTCAAATACAAGAATATCGTCCCCTGGGGTCGTTCGTTCCGGGAGTACGTTGATATGTTCCACCTCAGTGACGAAGATCTGAACAGATCCATTCTCGGATGTGGCGACGGGCCTGCTAGTTTTAACTACGAGATGACACAACAGGGAAGATTGGTTGTTTCAGTTGATCCTGTCTACAGTTTTGACAGGGATGCCATCGAAAAAAGAATCTATGGGACCTACGTTGAAGTACTGGAGCAGACCAAAGCAAATCAGGATAAGTTCGTCTGGGAGAACATTTCCTCGGTCGAAGAGCTGGGGAGAATTCGCATGGAATCCATGAAGCTTTTCCTTGATGACTTTGAGGCTGGCAAACAGCAAGGACGCTATGTTGCAGGAGAACTGCCGGAGCTGCCGTTTGCTGACGGTTCCTTTGACATGGCACTTGTATCGCATCTGCTGTTCCTGTATTCGGAACAATTGTCCCTTGAGTTTCATCTTAGTGCGGTTGATGAACTGCTCAGGGTTGCAGGCGAAGTGAGGATATTCCCGTTGCTTGACCTGAACTCAAGGCGTTCTCTGCATGTTGATGAAGTGATAGATTATGTTGCTGACAAAGGATATTCTGTTCGTGAAGAGAAGGTGAAGTATGAGTTTCAGAAAGGCGGGAACAGGATGTTGAAGATGTTGAAGTGTTAAACAAGAATTTTGAACTTCAATTTGTTTCCAACGGGTGTACTCTCTTTTTAATACAGTTCAAAGCAATGGAATGTGCCGCCTGCGGCGGGTGCTTGTACCGGCTTAAAAATAAAGAATTTTTTATCTTCAAACTAGCGCTTCGACTTCACGTAGTATGTATTTACCGATGTTTGGCTTCAGTGCACTTCTCATAACAAGATCCACTTTGACTCCCAGCTTATCCGAAAGGTAATTTTCAAGATTCACGAAACGGAAAATAGTAGGATTCCTGCTGAACTCAACCAGCACATCAAGATCACTTTCCGGTGTATCCTCTCCATGCACATAGGACCCAAACAGACCTATGTAACTTACATTGTATTCCTCTTTCAACTCCGGTAGCATTTCATGAAGTTTTCTTCTGTAAGTTTCAACATCTTTTTTGGCTGGCATTGTCACCTCAGGAAAGGTCTTTTTTGATTTATATGTTATTTTTCATATGTATAAGTTGTTTGTCTTTCATTTCAATAATTTTTTATTTATTGAAACTGTTTATTTAATGAGATTTCCTAAAACAAAAGAAGAAGTAATATGACCTTCTCAGAAATTAATAACAAACTGACAACTGTAAATTCAGAAGACCTTCTGACATCAGACATACTTGGGTGCTGTTCTTTCTTGAACTACGAAGAATTATTAAAATGCGTACTAAAGGAAGCAATACATTTTAATGAAGGAAAAAAATTGGCTATTATCGAACCGGTTTTTTCAGATAAATACATTTTTTGGCCAATGATAAAAACAGGAAGAACACGCACAGAACCTGATGTTATAATCATCCTAGATCATCCTGAAAATAAATGTACTTTAATTCTTGTAGAAGCAAAATACAACTCTGGAAAATCATCAGAAGCAGACTATGACGTAGATGATGTTACAGATCAGTTAGCAAGAGAACTAAGAATAATTGAAGAACAACAGCTATATGTGCAATTATCAGGGCTTGAAAGTAAAGAGATTATTTCAAAAGCCTTGGTCTATGTAACTGCCGACGATACCATACCACAAAAATCACTTTCTGACTCTGCTAGTGAATTCATTAAAAAGGCTAAAGAAATAAATTATAAAAAACCTATGGAACTGCCCTTGTACTGGCTTCCCTGGTGGAAAATAGAACATATCGCAACTAAAGCAGAACACTGCAATTTTGAAGATAAAACAAAAAACAGAATAATAAGACATATCAAAGATGTATTACAGGCCAAGAAACTTTCAAGGTTTAGTGGAGTTTTTACCATAAATTTTGATTTCCCACGTTATTCATATACATCAGAAATTAAAGACCACATTGACATGAGATATCGGTTCTTAGTCTGTATTCCTTCAATATCGTACAATTATAGAAAAGATAAAACATAGAAGAATATGATATTAAC
The window above is part of the Methanolobus zinderi genome. Proteins encoded here:
- a CDS encoding small multi-drug export protein; translation: MIGLELLESSEGFVAYALVFILAAIPWIEILLVIPVGIAIDLNPLAVAVLAAVGNLATVYLLIFAHDSLHSFWQKLRLNGNGKRPEGRKKRAMHTWDSYGLPGLAMLAPVVTGTHLAALIALGLGSRRYSVALWLTLSILIWTAVVTAASYYGIESLKWLFG
- a CDS encoding nucleotidyltransferase family protein codes for the protein MPAKKDVETYRRKLHEMLPELKEEYNVSYIGLFGSYVHGEDTPESDLDVLVEFSRNPTIFRFVNLENYLSDKLGVKVDLVMRSALKPNIGKYILREVEALV
- a CDS encoding alpha-2-macroglobulin family protein, whose translation is MKLKGNSLKSYLLCILILFSLFSGCIGNYNDDSQLPSNQAGQCSGQLADSGDEFFILAPKMLFSGGESSVTMAAFEAGEPVSRCIEYTLTDEDNKEIPLTKVSTSESGNSVASFEVPDVEEGSYVLTASPAGYERNFTATVEVVKNNPLFIETDKPIYKPGQTVHGRILSLNNNLVPVEQDINVEITDAKGIKVFKQELSSNEYGVACFDIPLASELNLGTWKIIATSGESTSSVDIEVDKYVLPKFDISLSTPQEWFLVSDEITGTVSANYFFGKDVEGEVLVEASRYVGEWEQYATFSGEIEDGSLEFELPAVEYAAGTYGAGGQASLMLNVTVTDTGNHSETTNKLLTIADSPVVLQLIPESDYVKPGMLLQVLVVTKDPGGNPVDTEVDMDATFRNESYEETEEQDTVTTSNGVALITYDVPESTTACYLNARANEASAYREMGAVYSPSASFIHISQTSEGVPEVGDTISFRVYSTNPGTVFYDVFANGRTVYSATSNEQDISIPVTPQMSPQAKVVAYMINPNSEVSVDVLPFDVQFSTKVDLSSSFDSDSVEPGDNVSVNFDAGSRSMIGFSIVDESVYALSEGRLNLKQVFDELEKRFMEPQAESHPVWNRKGAYEMLENSGVTVMVSPGINVPKSPTGYDRVEEKNFLGDVVVDEVAMDVVEEEVAMPEAVPTEAPAAGAEPLAEVERVRQFFPETWLWMPDLLTDDQGHASLDLTAPDSITTWKLHAVSSGPEGIGISESSLTVFQDFFIDPDLPYAVTRGEEFPVQIQVYNYLDTEQEVKLTLSNADWFDIIGNDVQEVAVEANSVAHASFTIQPTDVGKQLIEITGQTNEKADAVRKEIIIEPEGATREIVDNGVLKNDSVELDPTLPEEIVADSGKALVSFTPSIVAQTINGVDNLLGMPYGCGEQNMMLFSTDVEVLRYLEATGQDNPELKAKAEMYIVTGYQRELTYRHSDGSFSAFGESDPEGSLWLTSFVLSQFSGARDLTTIDENILAESASWIESHQQEDGSWEQVGFVIHEDMMGGVSGTYALTAYVTLALDEYGSASPVVMADAKKYLEENLAAQDDPYALAIGTLALQRLDSPFADEALNDLLAIAKQDDDGTYWGYGDGAVAKPYEYEGYNFIAPSSKNVETTAYATLALIEANNPTASSSLKWIAAQRNSNGGFSSTQDTVMAFRALMTAAATAGRDIDATVQVIADGEEIKSINVNSENFDVVQIVEIPKNASNVTLELDGTGELNYQLVRRFNVILPEVVEQNEIELDVEYDSTDVAVNDIVTVDTRLKYNGIQGIDGSVSSSGMMIVDIAVPTGFTPVSSSLDALKKDGTITRYEIAGRKVILYIDDMQPGEEISFSIQVRALFPVKAIVSESKAYSYYNPEVVAESNGSNVTVV
- a CDS encoding SAM-dependent methyltransferase; the protein is MPVKYKNIVPWGRSFREYVDMFHLSDEDLNRSILGCGDGPASFNYEMTQQGRLVVSVDPVYSFDRDAIEKRIYGTYVEVLEQTKANQDKFVWENISSVEELGRIRMESMKLFLDDFEAGKQQGRYVAGELPELPFADGSFDMALVSHLLFLYSEQLSLEFHLSAVDELLRVAGEVRIFPLLDLNSRRSLHVDEVIDYVADKGYSVREEKVKYEFQKGGNRMLKMLKC